The following DNA comes from Chitinophaga nivalis.
TTAAAATATAAAAGAAACACAAAATTATATAACAGCTGATCTGCAAACGACCATTACATTTGTTAGCGATGAAAAAAATACTCACCCTGATATTAGCCATCTTTTACGCGGTATCTTCCACAGGTGCCACTTTCGATATGCATTACTGCATGGGAAAGCTGGTGCATGTAAAACTGTGGGGGCCTGATGCCGGTAAACAATGCGCCAGGTGTGGGTATAATGCTTCCCGTAATGATAATGTATGCCGCAAAAAATGCTGCCGGGATGTACACA
Coding sequences within:
- a CDS encoding HYC_CC_PP family protein, which translates into the protein MKKILTLILAIFYAVSSTGATFDMHYCMGKLVHVKLWGPDAGKQCARCGYNASRNDNVCRKKCCRDVHKTVKLEKDQQAAERTVHFTSLPAIPVVIAYPELPQIQLLSQAVSHPVSHAPPHSGKVPPHIWHCTFRI